In Fusobacterium sp. JB019, one DNA window encodes the following:
- a CDS encoding L-lactate permease — protein MKLFLSLTPLLIILIGIVGLKKPAKWVSIFAIIYTLIISYFLFNTASEILFTQTKKGIIDGFKMVYMIWSAFLVLSMLIRTGAMNKIKECIANLTTDKRKQVIIIGFCFGGFLEGVAGAGTPAAIAAPFLMILGIPALDAAIASLIFNGIAASLGAAGFTTIGGFTPFLSSVGINELKNLIAHIPYIANNTIPTSIDVHATILNISMITGLIHFWGALIAPFIVLSVLWGKKCFDKDICYFSLMVGFCYGISLVIIGSFVGAEFPTICAGIFSLFGAIFYIKTFNKKTIVKDLFKITLEEKTEENNMKPITAMSTYLLLLILLPLVRFFAPSWFLHLGFSIWIGTTILFVCFVGSMILKSTNNFLAYANEAFHNVSGALIAMSALLSMANLMKVTGMLHIIATFLAIHTGMLYPGIAVFIGSLGSFVTGTTTGSNIMFAPMHYEAVKILNLNLPAVLGAQNAGGALGNMICPNNVVAVCATVNMQNSEGLVMRRVAKPITFLWIVYISLALIYSYILFPLLPVILK, from the coding sequence ATGAAATTATTTTTATCTTTAACACCATTACTAATTATATTAATTGGTATTGTGGGTCTTAAAAAACCAGCTAAATGGGTTTCTATTTTCGCAATTATTTACACGTTAATAATATCTTATTTTCTTTTTAACACAGCAAGTGAAATTCTTTTCACTCAGACAAAAAAAGGTATTATAGATGGTTTTAAGATGGTGTATATGATTTGGTCTGCCTTTTTAGTATTAAGTATGCTAATTAGAACTGGAGCAATGAATAAAATTAAAGAATGTATCGCAAATTTAACTACGGACAAACGGAAACAAGTTATTATTATAGGATTTTGTTTTGGTGGATTCTTGGAAGGGGTTGCTGGAGCTGGAACTCCTGCTGCTATTGCTGCTCCCTTTCTAATGATTTTGGGAATACCTGCTTTAGATGCTGCTATTGCTTCACTTATTTTTAATGGAATAGCTGCATCCCTAGGAGCTGCTGGTTTTACAACTATTGGAGGTTTTACTCCTTTTTTATCCAGCGTAGGAATAAATGAACTTAAAAATCTTATAGCTCATATTCCTTATATTGCAAATAATACAATTCCAACTTCTATAGATGTGCATGCTACTATATTAAATATTTCTATGATTACAGGATTAATCCATTTTTGGGGAGCTTTAATCGCCCCTTTTATAGTTCTTTCTGTCCTTTGGGGAAAAAAATGTTTTGATAAAGATATCTGTTATTTTTCTTTAATGGTTGGGTTTTGCTATGGAATCTCTTTAGTAATAATTGGTTCTTTTGTAGGAGCAGAATTCCCTACTATTTGTGCTGGTATCTTCTCTCTATTTGGAGCTATATTTTACATTAAAACTTTTAACAAAAAGACTATTGTTAAAGATTTATTTAAAATAACTCTTGAAGAAAAAACAGAAGAAAATAATATGAAACCTATAACTGCAATGAGCACATATTTACTTCTTCTAATTTTACTTCCTCTTGTTCGTTTTTTTGCTCCAAGTTGGTTTTTACATTTAGGTTTTTCAATCTGGATTGGAACTACAATCTTATTTGTTTGTTTCGTTGGATCTATGATTTTAAAATCTACTAATAATTTTTTAGCATATGCAAACGAGGCATTTCATAATGTTTCAGGAGCTTTAATTGCTATGTCAGCCTTACTATCTATGGCTAATTTAATGAAAGTTACTGGAATGCTTCATATTATTGCAACTTTCTTAGCAATTCATACTGGAATGCTTTATCCTGGAATAGCTGTTTTTATTGGATCTTTAGGATCTTTTGTTACTGGAACTACAACAGGATCAAATATAATGTTTGCTCCAATGCATTATGAAGCTGTTAAAATTTTAAATCTTAATTTACCTGCAGTTCTCGGTGCTCAAAACGCAGGAGGAGCTTTAGGAAATATGATTTGTCCTAACAATGTTGTTGCTGTATGTGCAACTGTTAATATGCAAAATTCTGAAGGATTAGTCATGAGAAGAGTTGCTAAACCAATTACTTTTCTTTGGATAGTTTATATTTCTCTTGCATTAATTTATTCTTATATTTTGTTCCCACTATTACCTGTTATACTTAAATAA
- a CDS encoding 2-hydroxyacyl-CoA dehydratase family protein, with protein sequence MDEKKDIKNMSAKELLAYYQGQLDEEARQAKKEGRLVCWSASVAPPEFCVAMDIAMVYPETHAAGIGARKGSLDMLEVADQKGYSLDICSYARVNLGYMELLKEKALTGKTPEKLKNSPAADVPLPDLVITCNNICNTLLKWYENLAKELNIPCIVIDVPFNHTMPIPQYAKDYIASQFEEAISQLEEITGKKFDYDKFLEVQKQTQRSVAQWNRVAKMSQYKPSPLNCFDLFNYMALIVCARSRDCAEITFKKFADELEEKLANKQYALKGNEKKRITWEGIAVWPNLGHTFKTLKNLGIIMTGSAYPGLWNLEYTPGDMSSMADAYTRIYINTCLDNRAKVLTDVVEGGKCDGVLYHTNRSCKLMSFLNSETAEIVQEKTGLPFTSFDGDQTDPRNYSPAQYETRVQALDEIMNEEN encoded by the coding sequence ATGGATGAGAAAAAAGATATAAAAAATATGAGTGCTAAAGAATTGCTAGCTTATTATCAAGGACAATTAGATGAAGAAGCAAGACAAGCCAAAAAAGAGGGACGTTTAGTTTGTTGGTCAGCTTCAGTAGCACCACCAGAATTTTGTGTAGCAATGGATATAGCTATGGTTTATCCTGAAACTCATGCAGCAGGGATAGGAGCAAGAAAAGGATCATTAGATATGCTAGAAGTAGCCGATCAAAAAGGTTATTCATTAGATATATGTTCTTATGCCAGAGTAAATTTAGGTTATATGGAATTATTAAAAGAAAAAGCTTTAACAGGAAAAACTCCAGAAAAATTAAAAAATTCACCCGCAGCAGACGTACCTTTACCTGATTTAGTTATTACTTGTAATAATATTTGTAACACTTTATTGAAATGGTATGAGAATTTAGCAAAGGAATTAAATATACCATGTATTGTTATAGATGTACCATTTAATCATACAATGCCAATTCCTCAATATGCTAAAGATTATATAGCATCTCAATTTGAAGAAGCTATAAGTCAATTAGAAGAAATTACAGGAAAGAAATTTGATTATGACAAATTCTTAGAAGTTCAAAAACAAACTCAGCGTTCAGTAGCTCAATGGAATAGAGTTGCTAAAATGTCTCAATATAAACCATCTCCATTAAATTGCTTTGATTTATTTAATTATATGGCTTTAATAGTTTGTGCAAGAAGTAGAGATTGTGCAGAAATAACATTTAAGAAATTTGCAGATGAATTAGAAGAAAAATTAGCAAATAAACAATATGCTTTAAAAGGAAATGAAAAGAAAAGAATTACTTGGGAAGGAATTGCAGTTTGGCCTAACCTAGGACATACATTTAAAACACTTAAAAATTTAGGAATTATAATGACAGGATCTGCTTATCCAGGATTATGGAATTTAGAATATACTCCAGGAGATATGAGTTCAATGGCAGATGCTTATACTAGAATATATATTAATACTTGCTTAGATAACAGAGCTAAAGTATTAACAGATGTAGTAGAAGGCGGAAAATGTGATGGAGTTCTTTATCATACAAACAGAAGTTGTAAATTAATGAGTTTCTTGAATTCAGAAACAGCTGAAATAGTTCAAGAAAAAACAGGATTACCATTTACTAGTTTTGATGGAGACCAAACAGACCCTAGAAATTATTCACCAGCTCAATATGAAACTCGTGTACAAGCATTAGATGAAATAATGAATGAAGAAAATTAA
- a CDS encoding acyl-CoA dehydratase activase: MCYTVGVDIGSSSSKAVILKNGKEVIATDVLQVGIGSKGPKVILESVLNKSKMERKDIDQIVVTGYGRFTFDEADKQISEISCHAKGIHFLVPEAKTVIDIGGQDAKAISLNSKGKINQFFMNDKCAAGTGRFITVMSKVLEIPLDEMKDYDKKADAPVTVSSTCTVFAESEVISQLAKGATTENIVAGVHNSVAHKVSGLAKRTPLEDNVVMCGGVAKNTGVVRALRETLNRNVIVAPNPQLTGALGAAIYAYEEILKKRRDD, translated from the coding sequence ATGTGTTATACAGTAGGAGTAGACATTGGGTCATCATCTTCTAAGGCAGTCATTTTAAAAAATGGAAAAGAAGTTATAGCGACAGACGTTTTACAAGTTGGGATAGGAAGTAAAGGTCCTAAAGTTATACTAGAAAGTGTTTTAAATAAATCCAAAATGGAAAGAAAAGACATAGATCAAATTGTTGTAACTGGATATGGTAGATTTACTTTTGATGAAGCAGATAAACAAATAAGTGAAATAAGTTGTCATGCTAAAGGAATTCATTTTCTAGTGCCAGAAGCAAAGACTGTTATAGATATTGGAGGACAGGATGCAAAGGCGATTAGTTTAAATTCTAAAGGTAAAATAAACCAATTTTTTATGAATGATAAATGTGCTGCAGGAACAGGAAGATTTATAACTGTTATGTCAAAAGTTTTAGAAATTCCTTTAGATGAGATGAAAGATTATGATAAAAAAGCAGATGCTCCAGTTACTGTAAGTAGTACATGCACAGTTTTCGCAGAATCGGAAGTTATATCTCAATTAGCTAAAGGGGCAACAACAGAAAATATAGTAGCAGGTGTTCATAATTCAGTAGCTCATAAGGTTAGCGGTTTAGCTAAAAGAACTCCATTAGAAGATAATGTAGTTATGTGTGGGGGAGTTGCTAAAAATACAGGAGTTGTTCGTGCATTAAGAGAAACTTTAAATAGAAATGTAATAGTTGCTCCAAATCCTCAGCTAACAGGAGCTTTAGGAGCTGCAATATATGCCTATGAAGAAATTTTAAAGAAAAGGAGAGATGATTAA
- a CDS encoding VOC family protein, with the protein MKPMRMHHVGIVLPTLEKAHSYIEKMGLDIDYTGYVEAYQADLIFTKYPDNSSPIEFIIPRAGVLKEYNKGKGGIAHLAFEVEDVEAVRKEMEEKGLEMLEKKAVTGTDDIIVNFMRPKFSEGILTEFVQTVAPIKRD; encoded by the coding sequence ATGAAACCAATGAGAATGCATCATGTAGGAATAGTTTTACCAACTTTAGAAAAGGCACATTCATATATTGAAAAAATGGGGCTAGATATAGACTACACTGGATATGTAGAAGCTTATCAAGCTGATTTAATTTTTACAAAATATCCTGATAATAGTAGCCCTATAGAATTTATAATTCCTAGAGCCGGAGTACTTAAAGAATATAATAAAGGAAAAGGAGGAATAGCTCATTTAGCTTTTGAAGTAGAGGATGTAGAGGCAGTTAGAAAAGAAATGGAAGAAAAGGGATTAGAAATGTTAGAAAAGAAAGCTGTTACAGGAACAGATGATATAATAGTTAACTTTATGAGACCTAAATTTTCAGAAGGTATACTTACTGAATTCGTTCAAACAGTAGCACCAATAAAAAGAGATTAA
- a CDS encoding malonate decarboxylase subunit alpha, whose amino-acid sequence MITNFVSLREAVNVINNNDTIVTSGFVGCSNPEGLEVALEERFLETKAPKDLTLFYAAGQGDGKDRSVNHVAHEGLLRKVVAGHFNKAPKLGELIRNNKIQAYNVPQGALCHMLRDVAGGKVGTFTHVGLNTFADPRIEGGRLNDVTTEDIVKLVNINGQEKLFYEPMKFDIGLIKGSLADERGNISLEKEGVTTECISIAQAVHNCGGKVIVQVDKIVKTGSLDPKLVKIPGIYVDYVVEVEEPHLKQQVYDIQYEPELAGNIIFSANSHIKPMELNAKKVIARRATMEIEKGSIGNLGIGVPEYVSAVATEEQISDYMVLTVESGPIGGMPQSGMRFGTSINADAIIDQPYQFDFYDGGGLDIAFLGLAQADKHGNLNVSKFGTNISGCGGFVSISQNAKKVVFCGTFTAKGLKVEVANGELKILKEGAKKKFVDTVQQITFSGDYARKVGQPVFYVTERAVFELRKEGFTLIEIAPGVDLQKDILDLMDFKPLIAKDLKLMDSRIFQDKPMGLKNDR is encoded by the coding sequence ATGATCACAAATTTTGTTTCTCTTAGAGAAGCTGTAAATGTAATAAATAACAATGATACAATAGTTACTTCTGGTTTTGTAGGATGTAGTAATCCTGAAGGACTAGAAGTTGCTTTAGAAGAAAGATTTTTAGAAACAAAAGCACCTAAAGATTTAACTTTATTCTATGCTGCTGGACAAGGAGATGGAAAAGATAGATCTGTTAATCACGTAGCTCATGAAGGCTTATTAAGAAAAGTAGTTGCTGGACATTTTAATAAAGCTCCAAAATTAGGAGAATTAATTAGAAACAATAAGATTCAAGCTTATAACGTACCTCAAGGAGCTCTTTGCCATATGTTAAGAGATGTTGCTGGAGGAAAAGTAGGAACTTTTACGCACGTTGGATTAAATACTTTTGCTGATCCTAGAATAGAAGGTGGTAGATTAAATGATGTTACCACAGAAGATATAGTTAAACTAGTAAATATCAATGGTCAAGAAAAACTTTTCTACGAACCTATGAAATTTGATATTGGACTTATCAAAGGAAGTCTTGCTGATGAAAGAGGAAATATTTCTTTAGAAAAAGAAGGAGTTACTACAGAATGTATTTCCATTGCTCAAGCTGTTCACAACTGTGGAGGTAAGGTTATTGTTCAAGTAGATAAAATAGTAAAAACCGGTAGTTTAGATCCTAAATTAGTTAAAATACCTGGAATCTACGTTGATTATGTTGTTGAAGTTGAAGAACCTCATTTAAAACAACAAGTTTACGATATTCAATATGAGCCTGAATTAGCAGGGAATATAATATTTAGTGCTAATTCTCATATTAAACCTATGGAATTAAACGCTAAAAAAGTTATTGCTAGAAGAGCAACTATGGAAATTGAAAAAGGAAGTATTGGTAATTTAGGAATAGGAGTTCCTGAATATGTTTCTGCTGTTGCAACAGAAGAACAAATAAGTGATTATATGGTTTTAACTGTTGAATCTGGACCTATTGGTGGAATGCCTCAATCAGGAATGAGATTCGGTACCTCTATTAATGCTGATGCCATTATAGATCAACCTTATCAATTTGATTTTTATGATGGTGGTGGACTTGATATTGCTTTCTTAGGATTGGCTCAAGCAGATAAACATGGAAATTTAAATGTAAGTAAATTTGGAACTAATATATCTGGATGTGGTGGATTTGTTAGTATCAGCCAAAATGCTAAAAAAGTTGTTTTCTGTGGAACTTTTACTGCAAAAGGTCTTAAAGTAGAAGTTGCTAATGGAGAATTAAAAATATTAAAAGAAGGTGCTAAGAAAAAATTTGTAGATACTGTTCAACAAATAACTTTCTCTGGAGATTATGCTAGAAAAGTTGGTCAACCAGTTTTCTATGTAACTGAAAGAGCTGTATTTGAATTAAGAAAAGAAGGATTTACTTTGATTGAAATAGCTCCTGGAGTAGATTTACAAAAAGATATTTTAGATTTAATGGATTTTAAACCATTAATAGCTAAAGATTTAAAATTAATGGATTCTAGAATATTCCAAGATAAACCTATGGGCCTTAAAAATGATAGATAA
- a CDS encoding electron transfer flavoprotein subunit alpha/FixB family protein — MNTLIYLNQKNNHLSDYSKELLNIASNLTINTNANIYLVSLYSESLINLKENLKDWNIKKIFFITNKDNSYIYPTKISNILTALKKDLNIDMIIMGNSLFELDIAPYLAEKLDFDYIPNISSFLLKNNQIIFQRLVYGTKALEKSIYNLKNLVCIFNNNINKNEPWKINHKKYNDIPVNFINYESDENILYELKDRVLKKQKKYPLETSKIVIGVGKGIQNPENFQLIENLANILGAGIGVTRSVVDHGWRPEYEKIGQTGKIIKPDLYIAIGLSGAMQHVAGVKQARHIISINNNPNAEIFKYSDLGIVGDLFEIIPKLITYFNNL; from the coding sequence ATGAATACATTAATTTATTTAAATCAAAAAAATAATCATTTAAGTGATTATTCTAAAGAACTTTTAAATATAGCTTCTAACCTAACTATAAATACCAATGCTAATATTTATCTAGTTTCTCTTTATTCTGAATCATTAATAAATTTAAAAGAAAATTTAAAAGACTGGAATATAAAAAAGATTTTTTTTATAACAAATAAAGATAACTCTTATATTTATCCTACCAAAATATCCAATATATTAACTGCTCTAAAAAAAGACTTAAACATTGATATGATTATCATGGGAAACAGCCTTTTTGAATTAGATATTGCTCCTTATTTAGCTGAAAAATTAGACTTTGATTATATTCCTAATATTTCATCCTTTCTTCTTAAAAATAATCAAATAATTTTTCAGAGATTAGTTTATGGAACTAAAGCATTAGAAAAAAGTATCTATAATTTAAAAAATCTTGTCTGCATCTTTAATAATAATATTAACAAAAATGAACCTTGGAAAATTAATCACAAAAAATATAATGATATACCTGTTAATTTCATAAACTATGAATCGGACGAAAACATTTTATATGAATTGAAAGATCGAGTTTTGAAAAAACAAAAAAAATATCCTTTAGAAACTTCTAAAATTGTTATTGGAGTGGGAAAAGGTATTCAAAATCCTGAAAATTTTCAATTAATTGAAAATTTGGCTAATATTTTAGGAGCTGGTATAGGGGTAACTAGATCTGTAGTCGATCATGGTTGGAGACCTGAGTATGAAAAAATTGGACAAACTGGAAAAATTATAAAGCCTGATCTTTACATTGCTATTGGACTATCTGGAGCTATGCAACATGTAGCTGGAGTTAAACAAGCTAGACACATCATTTCTATCAACAATAACCCCAATGCTGAAATTTTTAAATACTCTGACTTAGGTATCGTTGGAGATTTATTTGAAATAATTCCTAAATTAATTACTTATTTTAATAATCTATAA
- a CDS encoding 2-hydroxyacyl-CoA dehydratase family protein, translating to MEGNLKKFIDLFEHIASNPVEAIKNHKKETGKGAVGVLPVYAPEELIDAAGYLPVGIWGGHHEISKARTYLPAFACSIMQSIMEMELEGAFDNLSAVLMSVPCDTLKCFSQKWHGKCKPIIFTHPQNRKIKAANLFLEEEYKIVRRKLEEILDVKITDEAINKSIEVYNENRKVMREFTEIAAKYPQIIDPIVRHNVIKSRWFITKKQHTEYVKDFIKEIKKLKVEPWKGKKVILTGIMAEPKEVLEIMKSENFAVVADDLAQESRQFRIDVPEGGTPLQRLAKWWQDFDGCALATDPKKVRGQMLIDMCKKYEADAVIVCMMKFCDPEEFDYPIYYKELNNENIRNIMIEIDLEMTSFEQIKTRLQSFNETL from the coding sequence ATGGAAGGAAATTTAAAGAAATTTATCGATTTATTTGAACATATAGCATCAAATCCAGTAGAAGCAATAAAAAATCATAAAAAAGAAACAGGAAAAGGAGCAGTAGGAGTTTTACCAGTATATGCTCCAGAAGAATTAATAGATGCAGCAGGATATTTACCAGTAGGTATTTGGGGTGGACATCATGAAATATCAAAAGCTAGAACATATTTACCAGCTTTTGCTTGTTCAATCATGCAATCAATTATGGAAATGGAATTAGAAGGAGCTTTTGATAATTTATCAGCTGTTTTAATGTCAGTTCCTTGTGATACTTTAAAATGTTTTAGCCAAAAATGGCACGGAAAATGTAAACCTATAATATTTACTCATCCTCAAAACAGAAAAATAAAAGCAGCTAATTTATTCTTAGAAGAAGAATATAAAATAGTTCGTAGAAAATTAGAAGAAATATTGGATGTTAAAATTACAGATGAAGCTATAAATAAAAGTATAGAAGTTTATAATGAAAATAGAAAAGTTATGAGAGAATTTACTGAAATAGCAGCAAAATATCCTCAAATAATAGACCCAATAGTTAGACATAATGTTATTAAATCAAGATGGTTTATAACTAAAAAACAACATACAGAATATGTTAAAGATTTCATAAAAGAAATTAAAAAATTAAAAGTAGAACCATGGAAAGGTAAGAAAGTTATTTTAACTGGAATAATGGCAGAACCAAAAGAAGTATTAGAAATAATGAAATCAGAAAATTTTGCAGTTGTTGCAGATGATTTGGCTCAAGAATCTCGTCAATTTAGAATTGATGTACCTGAAGGAGGAACTCCTTTACAAAGATTAGCAAAATGGTGGCAAGATTTTGACGGATGTGCATTAGCAACAGATCCTAAAAAAGTAAGAGGACAAATGCTAATAGATATGTGTAAAAAATATGAAGCAGATGCAGTTATAGTATGTATGATGAAATTCTGTGATCCAGAAGAATTTGATTACCCAATATATTATAAAGAATTAAATAATGAAAATATAAGAAATATTATGATAGAAATAGATTTAGAGATGACATCTTTTGAACAAATAAAAACAAGACTTCAAAGTTTTAATGAAACTTTGTAA
- a CDS encoding acyl-CoA dehydrogenase family protein: protein MYSLKFTEEQERICQMVKDFSLNEVAPGSKERDINGDFLATRDLLKKMGKLGLMGIPYDKKYGGAGLGYLEYALAGFELNKVDASLGISYSVHISLGTGPIYNFGNEEQKQKYLPKLCSGEYIAAFGLTEPCAGSDASASQCTAVKKGDKYILNGTKCFTTNGEFADVIVVFAMTNPELGTKGISAFIVEPKNFPGIKFIKREAKMGIRASVQNVIEMENLEVPAENLLGQEGKGFKIAMATLDCGRIGVAAHAVGIAKGAYEYALNYAKERVQFGKPISKLQVIAFKLADMYNKIESAQAVTLKAAWSKDEHLPYSIPAAVAKLTATNTAMEVTTEAVQVLGGTGFTMDHPVERMMRDAKITQIYEGTNEIQKLVISGAILR, encoded by the coding sequence ATGTACAGTTTAAAATTTACTGAAGAACAAGAACGTATTTGCCAAATGGTAAAAGACTTTTCTTTAAATGAAGTTGCTCCAGGATCTAAAGAAAGAGATATTAATGGAGATTTCTTAGCAACTAGAGATTTATTAAAAAAAATGGGTAAGTTAGGTTTAATGGGAATTCCTTACGATAAAAAATATGGAGGAGCTGGACTTGGGTATCTTGAATATGCTTTAGCTGGTTTTGAACTTAATAAAGTAGATGCTTCACTTGGTATTTCTTATTCTGTTCATATTTCTTTAGGAACTGGGCCTATATATAATTTTGGTAACGAAGAACAAAAACAAAAATATCTTCCTAAATTATGTTCTGGAGAATACATTGCAGCCTTTGGTTTAACTGAACCTTGTGCTGGTAGTGATGCTAGTGCTAGCCAATGTACTGCAGTTAAAAAAGGAGATAAATATATATTAAATGGAACTAAATGTTTTACAACTAATGGAGAATTTGCAGATGTTATAGTTGTGTTTGCAATGACTAATCCTGAATTAGGAACAAAAGGAATAAGTGCATTTATAGTTGAACCTAAAAATTTCCCTGGAATCAAATTTATTAAAAGAGAAGCTAAAATGGGAATAAGAGCTTCTGTTCAAAATGTTATTGAAATGGAAAATTTAGAAGTTCCTGCTGAAAACTTATTAGGACAAGAAGGAAAAGGATTCAAAATAGCTATGGCTACTCTTGATTGTGGAAGAATTGGAGTTGCTGCTCATGCAGTTGGTATTGCTAAAGGAGCCTACGAATATGCTTTAAATTATGCTAAAGAAAGAGTTCAATTTGGAAAACCTATTTCTAAACTTCAAGTTATTGCATTTAAATTAGCTGATATGTATAACAAAATAGAATCTGCTCAAGCTGTTACTTTAAAAGCTGCTTGGTCTAAAGATGAGCATTTACCTTATTCTATTCCTGCTGCTGTTGCTAAACTAACTGCTACAAATACAGCTATGGAAGTTACCACTGAAGCTGTACAAGTATTAGGTGGTACAGGATTTACTATGGATCATCCTGTTGAAAGAATGATGAGAGATGCTAAAATCACTCAAATCTATGAAGGAACTAATGAAATTCAAAAATTAGTTATCTCTGGTGCTATCTTAAGATAA